The proteins below are encoded in one region of Rouxiella sp. S1S-2:
- a CDS encoding YcaO-like family protein has protein sequence MYKLSSSMRIRTAEESLVLARQVARTMGVTRVTDITWLDKIGMPVYAGIRPYAARGSLNVHNGKGLLASEAKIGAFMESIEFSLAEGKKHQHRIKKCQLKDVQASLPPGLPFSAFGTKMGITFSQDEEVNCVEATDIISGLTALIPAELIFHPVNLEGQRSFYGGTTTNGLCLGNSLIEAVVHGVCEVLERDVKSFDSLYHHSALVDISTEPEVVRLLRQKVEAAGLLLALRKTTNIWKLPFYSAFVLEPDIDSPISVADGYGLHPDAEIAATRAITEAAQSRLTHIHGGRDDIVKRINFYQANSKLNEQEIVSDLRRTILSSDRITSFLDEEEFFSPPDTLDALWLGIKTRMADQDIHHCFVYELSPPGFPFSVARVVVPYAEFIESEMQRVGPRFLEAFRRKKLRFGCKDA, from the coding sequence ATGTACAAACTCAGTTCAAGTATGAGGATTCGTACTGCGGAAGAGTCTCTGGTGCTTGCGCGACAAGTAGCCAGAACAATGGGGGTGACAAGGGTAACAGATATCACCTGGCTCGATAAAATTGGTATGCCTGTGTATGCAGGAATTAGACCTTATGCTGCCCGTGGGTCGCTGAATGTACACAATGGAAAAGGGCTTCTGGCCAGTGAAGCAAAAATTGGCGCGTTCATGGAGTCTATAGAGTTCTCTCTGGCAGAAGGTAAAAAGCATCAACACCGCATCAAAAAATGCCAGCTCAAGGATGTTCAGGCTTCTCTACCGCCAGGCCTGCCATTCTCCGCCTTTGGTACGAAAATGGGTATAACTTTCTCGCAGGATGAAGAAGTTAACTGCGTTGAAGCCACCGATATCATCAGCGGATTAACCGCATTAATTCCCGCAGAGCTCATTTTTCACCCAGTTAATCTCGAAGGTCAGCGCTCGTTTTATGGTGGTACAACAACAAATGGTCTTTGCTTAGGGAATTCCCTGATAGAGGCCGTAGTTCACGGAGTATGCGAAGTCCTTGAGCGTGATGTTAAATCGTTTGACAGCCTTTATCATCACTCAGCTCTTGTGGATATTTCAACAGAGCCAGAAGTGGTTAGACTGCTGCGTCAGAAAGTCGAGGCTGCCGGTTTGCTGTTAGCGCTGCGTAAAACAACCAATATCTGGAAATTGCCATTCTACTCTGCCTTTGTTCTCGAGCCTGATATCGACAGTCCGATTTCTGTCGCGGATGGCTATGGTTTGCATCCCGATGCAGAAATTGCAGCAACCCGGGCGATAACTGAGGCAGCACAGAGCCGGCTAACCCATATTCACGGCGGACGGGATGATATTGTTAAAAGAATTAACTTTTATCAGGCTAATTCGAAGTTAAATGAACAAGAAATTGTCAGTGACCTTCGAAGAACGATACTGAGCAGTGATCGTATAACTTCCTTCCTCGATGAAGAAGAGTTCTTTTCTCCACCGGATACTCTGGATGCTCTTTGGCTGGGTATTAAAACCCGAATGGCGGATCAGGACATACATCATTGTTTTGTATACGAACTCAGTCCACCAGGTTTTCCATTCAGTGTGGCGCGTGTGGTTGTGCCATATGCTGAGTTTATCGAAAGCGAGATGCAGAGAGTTGGACCACGCTTCTTGGAAGCTTTCCGTCGCAAAAAGCTACGTTTTGGGTGTAAAGATGCATAA
- a CDS encoding TfuA-like protein: MHNDTLFLYIGPTSYNLELSDFIPPSTQVLPPVRRGDIQQLIEQELPSIIVIVDGTYHDFPAVSHVEIKNALSLGWQVWGLSSMGAIRAAEMHALGMQGYGSVFQQFVENEDLPDDYVALVHSTETPWFPVSEPLVHLESLLNDAVDLSILTPEICRQIMEELTNMWFGDRTVSYLKKRSHVLMNGQNQALCDLFSQMDKYRLKSRDVVSFFREQPFLTTRSSHEYPVN, from the coding sequence ATGCATAACGATACTCTATTCCTTTATATCGGCCCCACATCTTACAACCTAGAGCTGAGTGACTTTATCCCGCCTAGCACCCAGGTGTTACCTCCGGTAAGACGTGGAGACATTCAACAGCTTATCGAACAGGAGTTACCGTCTATCATTGTTATCGTGGATGGAACCTATCACGACTTTCCCGCTGTGTCCCATGTCGAGATCAAAAATGCGCTGAGTCTCGGCTGGCAGGTCTGGGGACTGAGCTCAATGGGGGCCATCAGGGCCGCAGAGATGCACGCATTGGGAATGCAGGGCTATGGTTCTGTTTTTCAGCAGTTCGTTGAGAATGAAGATTTACCGGACGATTATGTTGCCTTGGTGCATAGCACAGAAACACCTTGGTTTCCGGTAAGCGAACCTCTTGTCCACTTGGAATCATTGCTAAATGATGCTGTCGATTTATCAATTCTAACGCCTGAAATATGCCGTCAGATAATGGAAGAACTGACGAATATGTGGTTTGGCGATCGTACAGTCAGCTACCTGAAAAAAAGATCTCACGTTCTGATGAATGGTCAAAATCAGGCTCTTTGCGACCTGTTCAGCCAGATGGATAAATATCGGCTAAAAAGTCGTGATGTAGTGAGTTTTTTCCGTGAACAGCCATTTCTGACCACCAGGAGTTCCCATGAATACCCCGTCAATTAG
- a CDS encoding HEXXH motif-containing putative peptide modification protein, with amino-acid sequence MNTPSISLIDKICGVPMISGSFNAQILITLTAHYRHIALNAFTRIADYLSPDVIEAPVQHRNAALGIEYPEYAMLSAQEELAVNEAIRAIITIVPEWEIYFSLPVNYRKLSAGKNMVSLTNHHIPQVIFLGDKAFKSEHWLAEVLIHENAHVWLGMLCEMNHFYEATQEKYYTLPSGTKNKDARGVIFASHFAACTLVYYRRKKTNGCISSEEAERLFFLEKYYAGCMTQLMEMKELTETGKGIVRMMGEEIHYG; translated from the coding sequence ATGAATACCCCGTCAATTAGCCTTATCGACAAAATATGTGGCGTGCCAATGATCTCTGGCTCCTTTAATGCACAAATTCTGATTACTTTAACAGCGCATTATCGTCATATTGCGCTGAATGCTTTTACGCGGATTGCTGATTACCTCAGTCCGGATGTAATTGAAGCCCCAGTGCAACACAGGAATGCTGCACTGGGAATTGAATATCCGGAATATGCCATGCTTTCTGCGCAAGAAGAACTCGCGGTTAACGAAGCCATCAGAGCGATTATTACCATTGTCCCCGAATGGGAGATCTACTTCTCATTGCCGGTCAATTACAGAAAACTCAGTGCGGGGAAAAATATGGTCAGTCTGACCAATCATCATATCCCGCAAGTGATTTTTTTAGGTGATAAAGCTTTCAAGAGTGAACACTGGCTAGCCGAAGTCCTGATCCATGAAAATGCACATGTCTGGTTGGGGATGCTTTGTGAAATGAACCATTTTTATGAGGCTACCCAGGAAAAATATTACACGTTGCCCTCCGGAACCAAAAACAAAGATGCCCGAGGGGTCATTTTTGCTTCGCATTTTGCCGCCTGCACGCTTGTGTATTACAGGAGAAAGAAAACCAACGGTTGCATTTCTTCAGAGGAAGCTGAACGACTTTTCTTTCTGGAGAAATACTACGCAGGATGCATGACTCAGTTAATGGAAATGAAGGAGTTGACCGAGACAGGCAAGGGCATCGTAAGGATGATGGGGGAGGAAATACATTATGGCTAA
- a CDS encoding MoaD/ThiS family protein: protein MAKLILPRQLMQYTTLTDEFVCTALTLGQALESLVQSYPMLKTQIFNNDSTVRNFVNIFVNDEMIDDLTMPVQENSRIQIIAAVAGG from the coding sequence ATGGCTAAATTAATTCTGCCGAGGCAGTTGATGCAGTACACCACGCTGACAGATGAATTTGTCTGTACGGCTCTGACGCTCGGGCAAGCTCTGGAGTCTCTTGTGCAAAGCTATCCCATGCTGAAAACCCAGATCTTTAACAACGACAGCACGGTAAGAAATTTCGTAAACATCTTTGTTAATGACGAGATGATTGACGATTTAACAATGCCGGTGCAGGAAAACTCGCGAATTCAAATCATTGCCGCTGTAGCTGGAGGCTAA